In one window of Gossypium arboreum isolate Shixiya-1 chromosome 4, ASM2569848v2, whole genome shotgun sequence DNA:
- the LOC108458021 gene encoding uncharacterized aarF domain-containing protein kinase At5g05200, chloroplastic isoform X2 gives MAVSSFRSGRLPLFHHPQLPNKAASAACTTRSIGGFKKPNWRFSSNPNCGRAVFLFAQYSQPSQAQTQQDRFSSRLQSSLENLPKLLEDIVQTSISTGPRGALRLAQGIQAFVGVGGEWLADVSRSTNEPTGIPSQLQLGLLSPLYLRKLFERMGATYIKLGQFIASAPTLFPPEYVEEFQKCFDRAPAVPFEDIQAILREELGRPIDSIYEYIDPTPIASASIAQVHGARLKGSQDDVVIKVLKPGIKDILVADLNFIYIAARILEFLNPDFSRASLVGIVKDIRESMLEEVDFNKEATNIESFRRYLEVMGLTRQATAPRVYNYCSTRRVLTMERLYGVPLTDLDSISSLVSSPENSLITALNVWFGSLLACETFHADVHAGNLWLLRDGRIGFLDFGIVGRISPKTWAAMEVFLASIATEEYESMASALIEMGATNQNIDSKAFARDLEKIFSSIQELDTEVVVATARGTNTNATAVSANIIVDERQMNALFLDVVRVSESYGLRFPREFALLMKQLLYFDRYTRLLAPDMNMLQDQRITIVSNRRRSNYRDNLR, from the exons ATGGCAGTTTCATCATTTAGAAGCGGGCGTTTACCGTTGTTTCATCACCCTCAATTGCCTAATAAAGCCGCTTCAGCTGCTTGTACAACAAGATCGATTGGTGGGTTTAAGAAGCCAAATTGGCGTTTCAGTTCCAACCCCAATTGCGGAAGGGCCGTCTTTCTTTTTGCCCAGTACTCTCAACCATCTCAAGCTCAAACACAGCAGGATCGTTTCTCATCTCGTCTCCAAA GTAGTCTTGAGAACTTACCCAAGCTGCTGGAGGATATCGTCCAGACATCTATAAGCACAGGTCCCCGAGGAGCCCTGAGGCTAGCTCAAGGTATTCAAGCCTTTGTTGGTGTTGGTGGGGAATGGCTTGCTGATGTCTCTAGG TCCACAAATGAACCTACTGGAATACCATCTCAGTTGCAGCTGGGGTTGCTTTCACCACTTTACTTAAGGAAACTGTTTGAGCGTATGGGTGCAACTTATATCAAATTAGGTCAG TTCATAGCATCCGCACCAACACTCTTCCCACCAGAGTATGTTGAGGAATTTCAAAAATGCTTTGACAGAGCTCCTGCAGTTCCTTTTGAAGATATTCAAGCAATCTTGCGTGAAGAATTAGGGAGACCAATTGATAGCATATATGAATATATTGATCCAACACCAATTGCCTCAGCTTCTATAGCACAG GTACATGGTGCAAGGCTTAAAGGCTCCCAAGATGATGTAGTTATAAAGGTATTGAAACCTGGAATCAAGGACATTTTGGTGGCAGACCTCAACTTCATATATATAGCAGCTCGAATATTGGAGTTCCTAAATCCTGATTTCAGTCGTGCTTCACTG GTTGGTATTGTTAAAGATATACGGGAATCCATGCTTGAAGAAGTTGATTTCAATAAGGAGGCTACAAATATTGAATCCTTCAGGAGATATCTTGAAGTCATGGGATTAACAAGGCAGGCAACAGCCCCGAGAGTGTATAACTATTGCAGCACGCGGCGAGTTTTGACTATGGAGAGGCTTTATGGAGTTCCTCTTACTGATTTAGACTCTATAAGCTCTCTTGTCTCTAGCCCAGAGAATAGTCTTATAACTGCACTTAATGTCTG GTTTGGTAGTTTACTTGCTTGTGAAACCTTCCATGCTGATGTGCATGCAGGCAATTTATGGTTACTGCGTGATGGTCGCATTGGGTTTCTTGATTTTG GTATTGTTGGACGAATATCACCAAAGACATGGGCTGCTATGGAAGTTTTTTTGGCATCCATTGCAACTGAAGAGTATGAATCAATGGCATCTGCCTTGATTGAAATGGGTGCAACCAATCAGAATATTGACTCCAAGGCCTTTGCAAGAGATTTGGAAAAGATATTTTCATCTATACAG GAACTTGATACAGAGGTAGTCGTTGCCACTGCCCGAGGGACAAATACAAATGCAACTGCTGTCTCTGCAAATATAATTGTTGATGAGAGACAGATGAATGCACTTTTTCTTGATGTG GTTCGGGTGAGTGAGTCATATGGACTGCGATTTCCGAGGGAGTTTGCACTTCTAATGAAACAACTTCTGTATTTTGACCGTTATACACGGTTGCTTGCCCCTGACATGAACATGCTTCAGGATCAAAGGATAACCATTGTGTCTAATAGAAGAAGAAGCAACTATAGAGACAACTTAAGATAG
- the LOC108458021 gene encoding uncharacterized aarF domain-containing protein kinase At5g05200, chloroplastic isoform X1, giving the protein MAVSSFRSGRLPLFHHPQLPNKAASAACTTRSIGGFKKPNWRFSSNPNCGRAVFLFAQYSQPSQAQTQQDRFSSRLQSSLENLPKLLEDIVQTSISTGPRGALRLAQGIQAFVGVGGEWLADVSRSLQSTNEPTGIPSQLQLGLLSPLYLRKLFERMGATYIKLGQFIASAPTLFPPEYVEEFQKCFDRAPAVPFEDIQAILREELGRPIDSIYEYIDPTPIASASIAQVHGARLKGSQDDVVIKVLKPGIKDILVADLNFIYIAARILEFLNPDFSRASLVGIVKDIRESMLEEVDFNKEATNIESFRRYLEVMGLTRQATAPRVYNYCSTRRVLTMERLYGVPLTDLDSISSLVSSPENSLITALNVWFGSLLACETFHADVHAGNLWLLRDGRIGFLDFGIVGRISPKTWAAMEVFLASIATEEYESMASALIEMGATNQNIDSKAFARDLEKIFSSIQELDTEVVVATARGTNTNATAVSANIIVDERQMNALFLDVVRVSESYGLRFPREFALLMKQLLYFDRYTRLLAPDMNMLQDQRITIVSNRRRSNYRDNLR; this is encoded by the exons ATGGCAGTTTCATCATTTAGAAGCGGGCGTTTACCGTTGTTTCATCACCCTCAATTGCCTAATAAAGCCGCTTCAGCTGCTTGTACAACAAGATCGATTGGTGGGTTTAAGAAGCCAAATTGGCGTTTCAGTTCCAACCCCAATTGCGGAAGGGCCGTCTTTCTTTTTGCCCAGTACTCTCAACCATCTCAAGCTCAAACACAGCAGGATCGTTTCTCATCTCGTCTCCAAA GTAGTCTTGAGAACTTACCCAAGCTGCTGGAGGATATCGTCCAGACATCTATAAGCACAGGTCCCCGAGGAGCCCTGAGGCTAGCTCAAGGTATTCAAGCCTTTGTTGGTGTTGGTGGGGAATGGCTTGCTGATGTCTCTAGG TCTTTGCAGTCCACAAATGAACCTACTGGAATACCATCTCAGTTGCAGCTGGGGTTGCTTTCACCACTTTACTTAAGGAAACTGTTTGAGCGTATGGGTGCAACTTATATCAAATTAGGTCAG TTCATAGCATCCGCACCAACACTCTTCCCACCAGAGTATGTTGAGGAATTTCAAAAATGCTTTGACAGAGCTCCTGCAGTTCCTTTTGAAGATATTCAAGCAATCTTGCGTGAAGAATTAGGGAGACCAATTGATAGCATATATGAATATATTGATCCAACACCAATTGCCTCAGCTTCTATAGCACAG GTACATGGTGCAAGGCTTAAAGGCTCCCAAGATGATGTAGTTATAAAGGTATTGAAACCTGGAATCAAGGACATTTTGGTGGCAGACCTCAACTTCATATATATAGCAGCTCGAATATTGGAGTTCCTAAATCCTGATTTCAGTCGTGCTTCACTG GTTGGTATTGTTAAAGATATACGGGAATCCATGCTTGAAGAAGTTGATTTCAATAAGGAGGCTACAAATATTGAATCCTTCAGGAGATATCTTGAAGTCATGGGATTAACAAGGCAGGCAACAGCCCCGAGAGTGTATAACTATTGCAGCACGCGGCGAGTTTTGACTATGGAGAGGCTTTATGGAGTTCCTCTTACTGATTTAGACTCTATAAGCTCTCTTGTCTCTAGCCCAGAGAATAGTCTTATAACTGCACTTAATGTCTG GTTTGGTAGTTTACTTGCTTGTGAAACCTTCCATGCTGATGTGCATGCAGGCAATTTATGGTTACTGCGTGATGGTCGCATTGGGTTTCTTGATTTTG GTATTGTTGGACGAATATCACCAAAGACATGGGCTGCTATGGAAGTTTTTTTGGCATCCATTGCAACTGAAGAGTATGAATCAATGGCATCTGCCTTGATTGAAATGGGTGCAACCAATCAGAATATTGACTCCAAGGCCTTTGCAAGAGATTTGGAAAAGATATTTTCATCTATACAG GAACTTGATACAGAGGTAGTCGTTGCCACTGCCCGAGGGACAAATACAAATGCAACTGCTGTCTCTGCAAATATAATTGTTGATGAGAGACAGATGAATGCACTTTTTCTTGATGTG GTTCGGGTGAGTGAGTCATATGGACTGCGATTTCCGAGGGAGTTTGCACTTCTAATGAAACAACTTCTGTATTTTGACCGTTATACACGGTTGCTTGCCCCTGACATGAACATGCTTCAGGATCAAAGGATAACCATTGTGTCTAATAGAAGAAGAAGCAACTATAGAGACAACTTAAGATAG
- the LOC108459758 gene encoding probable WRKY transcription factor 70, which yields MGTLSPWPETLSNNKKRVIQQLVHGQECATQLQILFHNPSEEGGRLSAEEILVQNILTSFNHTISALSCIDSSEVSQNQTTCNDDSPWCEDRRSEGCSESSKRPGSKDKRGCYKRKRDAEAWTVVSATMEDGQAWRKYGQKKILNSIHPRSYFRCTRKYEQGCRAMKQVQRLEDDPQMYEITYIGTHTCTDSFRAPQIIPDSESWESQMGSHFQIPTKHHHLNPAAFPSVKQEAKEAAASDITDMDCMVWKEIMGGGGGFEYSLEHGMGCDYGDCRAFQYEFLKPAEIEHDYHFDGSECLMV from the exons ATGGGTACTCTTTCTCCTTGGCCTGAAACGCTGTCAAATAACAAGAAAAGGGTTATTCAACAACTGGTTCATGGGCAAGAGTGTGCTACTCAGCTTCAGATTCTTTTCCATAATCCCTCTGAAGAAGGTGGGCGTTTGTCGGCTGAGGAAATACTTGTGCAGAACATCTTGACATCTTTCAATCACACAATTTCTGCTCTGAGTTGCATCGACTCTTCTGAGGTTTCTCAGAACCAGACAACCTGTAATGATGATTCCCCATGGTGTGAAGATCGGAGATCCGAGGGTTGTAGTGAGAGCAGCAAGAGACCTGGCTCTAAGGATAAGAGGGGCTGTTACAAGAGAAA GAGGGATGCTGAGGCATGGACAGTTGTTTCAGCTACAATGGAAGATGGTCAAGCCTGGAGAAAGTATGGGCAAAAGAAGATCCTCAATTCTATACACCCAAg GAGTTACTTCAGGTGCACTCGCAAGTATGAACAAGGTTGTAGAGCCATGAAACAAGTCCAAAGATTGGAAGATGATCCCCAAATGTATGAGATCACTTATATTGGCACCCACACCTGTACGGATTCATTCAGGGCTCCCCAAATCATCCCTGATTCTGAATCTTGGGAATCTCAAATGGGATCCCATTTCCAAATCCCAACCAAGCATCATCATTTGAACCCAGCTGCATTTCCATCCGTAAAGCAGGAGGCCAAGGAAGCAGCAGCAAGTGATATTACAGACATGGATTGTATGGTGTGGAAAGAGATAATGGGTGGTGGTGGTGGTTTTGAATACTCATTGGAGCATGGGATGGGGTGTGATTATGGGGATTGTCGGGCTTTCCAATATGAGTTTCTGAAGCCTGCAGAGATTGAACATGATTATCATTTTGATGGAAGTGAGTGTCTGATGGTGTAG